In Armatimonadota bacterium, the genomic stretch GTCAGAGGTGATGAAGAAATCAACCTTGATAGCAGGGGCAAAGTATGGAAGCATTTAAAGGTTGAACGCCGGAGGTCATCCGGCGTTCTCAGATATTATTCACTCGCTAGGAACGGATAGCGGTAGTCGGTCGGAGGAACGAAAGTTTCCTTAATCGTTCGAGCCGAGAGCCAGCGGTAGAGGTTGAGTGCCGAACCCGCCTTATCGTTTGTTCCGCTCGCCCGGGCTCCGCCGAAGGGCTGTTGACCAACGACAGCGCCGGTCGGCTTGTCGTTGATGTAGAAGTTTCCAGCGGCATTTCGAAGCATCTTGGTTGCCGTTTCGACCGCATAGCGATCTTGGGAGATCACCGCACCGGTGAGGGCGTAAGGTGAGGTCTCATCGACCAGTTTGAGAGTCTCTTCCCACCTCTCTTCGTCGTAAACGTACATCGTTAAAACTGGCCCGAAGATCTCTTCGCACATCGTGCGGTACTTCGGATCAGTGACTTCGATGACGGTCGGCTCGACAAAGTAGCCCACAGACTTATCGTAACTACCGCCCACCAAAATGTTCTGACCATCCGCCCTAGCTTTGTCGATGTAGGCCGCGATGTTGTCAAAGCTCTTCTCATCAATCACCGCATTCACAAAGCAGCCGAAGTCCTCGACCGAACCTTGCTTGAATGACTTCGCACCTTCAATCAATAGTTCGCGAACGCGAGGAGCGATGTTCGAGGGAACGTAGCATCGCGAAGCCGCAGAGCACTTCTGCCCTTGATACTCAAAAGCCCCGCGCAAGAGTGCAGTTGCGACGACAGCCGGATCTGCCGACTTGTGGGCGACAACAAAGTCCTTTCCACCCGTCTCACCGACGATTCGAGGATACGACTTGTAGATGTTGGTTGCAAGCCCTTCGCCGATCTGCTTCCACATCGTGTTGAAGACTCCGGTTGAGCCAGTGAAGTGGACTCCAGCGAAGTCGCGGTGGTTGAAGCAAACCCGTCCGATGGTCGGTCCATCCACGTAAATGAGGTTAATAACGCCATCCGGAAGTCCGGCTTCCTTCAGGACTCGCATGAACATCTGCGCGCTGTAGACCTGAGTGCTCGCGGGCTTCCAGACGACCACGTTTCCGCACATCGCCGCCGAGGTAGGCAGGTTTCCGCCGATGGCGGTGAAGTTGAACGGAGTGACGGCGAGAACAAAACCCTCGAGCGGTCGGTATTCCAAGCGGTTGTGCATTCCGGGTCCGCTAATCGGCTGTTGGGCATAGATTTCGCTGAGGAAGTGGACGTTGAAGCGGAGGAAGTCGATGATCTCGCAAGCGGCATCAATCTCAGCCTGGAAGGCGTTCTTCGACTGTGCCAGCATCGTGGTGCCGTTCATGTAGGGACGGTACTTGGTGGCAATCAGGTCGGCGGCTCGGAGGAAGATGTTCGCCCGGCTTTCCCAGCTCATGTTGCTCCAAGCCTCGCGAGCGGCAAGTGCGGCTTCGATGGCTTCCTCAACATGGGATGAATCTCCAGCGTGGAAAACACCTAGCGTGTGAGCTCGCTCGTGCGGTGGGTGCATGGTCACCGTTTTCCCGGTTCGGACTTCTTCGCCGCCGATGTACATAGGAACATCCACTTGCTCCGCCTTCAGCTCTGCCAGAGCTTCCTTCAGTCGCGCCCGCTCTGGGGTGCCCGGAGCGTAGCTCAAAACGGGTTCATTGACGGGCAGAGCGTAGTGAAAGTCACCATAATTCATTCCGAGAGTTTACCGGGGCATTA encodes the following:
- the pruA gene encoding L-glutamate gamma-semialdehyde dehydrogenase is translated as MNYGDFHYALPVNEPVLSYAPGTPERARLKEALAELKAEQVDVPMYIGGEEVRTGKTVTMHPPHERAHTLGVFHAGDSSHVEEAIEAALAAREAWSNMSWESRANIFLRAADLIATKYRPYMNGTTMLAQSKNAFQAEIDAACEIIDFLRFNVHFLSEIYAQQPISGPGMHNRLEYRPLEGFVLAVTPFNFTAIGGNLPTSAAMCGNVVVWKPASTQVYSAQMFMRVLKEAGLPDGVINLIYVDGPTIGRVCFNHRDFAGVHFTGSTGVFNTMWKQIGEGLATNIYKSYPRIVGETGGKDFVVAHKSADPAVVATALLRGAFEYQGQKCSAASRCYVPSNIAPRVRELLIEGAKSFKQGSVEDFGCFVNAVIDEKSFDNIAAYIDKARADGQNILVGGSYDKSVGYFVEPTVIEVTDPKYRTMCEEIFGPVLTMYVYDEERWEETLKLVDETSPYALTGAVISQDRYAVETATKMLRNAAGNFYINDKPTGAVVGQQPFGGARASGTNDKAGSALNLYRWLSARTIKETFVPPTDYRYPFLASE